The DNA region CCGCAGGCCGAAACCACGCCGCAGTCCTCCCACCCGGCATAGTCGCAGATCAGCTCGTAGGTGCGGATGGCGCCTTCAAAATCGTCCTCGTCCTCCGACGCGCCGCAAAGGAGCAGGACGCACTGCTTGCCGCCGAACGCGGGCAGCTTGTCATCTTTGGTGAGCGGGTAAAAGCGGTCGATGACTGCTTTTAGCTGAGCGGAAAGACCATAAAAATAAAGCGGCGACGCAAAGACGATGATGTCCGCAAGGTTGAGCTGCGGATAAAGCTTCTGCATATCGTCCTGCTGGATGCAGGGCTTGCCGCCGGTCCAGCATTTTTCACAGGCGCGGCAGCAGCCGACCCTGAGCTGCGCGGTCTTGACAAGTGTGGCCGCATGGCCATTTTTCTGTGCGGCTTTGGCGAATGCCTCCGCCATGATGAGGCTGTTGGCGCCCGGACGCGGGCTGCCGGCGAGGATGAGAATATTTTTGCCCATGGAGAAAACGCCTCCTTTGTCAGAATGCGATGACCACGCCGCCGTCGTCGGCATACATGCTGGCCAGTCCCCGGGTGGGCATCACACAGATATCCTTAAA from Anaerotruncus rubiinfantis includes:
- a CDS encoding flavodoxin family protein; translation: MGKNILILAGSPRPGANSLIMAEAFAKAAQKNGHAATLVKTAQLRVGCCRACEKCWTGGKPCIQQDDMQKLYPQLNLADIIVFASPLYFYGLSAQLKAVIDRFYPLTKDDKLPAFGGKQCVLLLCGASEDEDDFEGAIRTYELICDYAGWEDCGVVSACGVTNPGDVKGTVWMDEVEALAGQF